In Uranotaenia lowii strain MFRU-FL chromosome 2, ASM2978415v1, whole genome shotgun sequence, one genomic interval encodes:
- the LOC129746092 gene encoding serine protease Hayan-like isoform X1 has protein sequence MKIFAQILVLFGFTFLAAVFGQSNEIAVDGFDVSKVNGSAPTRYHALELYNNDHPNQKRVAVRKCNTFNFIFPLKIFSTVVPRFCPAVFISGDSLLTSALCLRMLQQDGGDQRTDHLFAIVDREEVFFYEHGRRYVNNIFIHPKFDEEPAYYNVAIVKLRNAVRYDRDATGRSHIACLWPEHNLKNPQTVLGEWFDFQPELNPSFRWLDLPTITHEQCTTELKNLKQPIPELSDGVRESSQICVQDPGSNSTLIRFCDSRSSGPLLMSLGTTVYVAGLPTVHIDDCGVQVEVFNRISFFLDWIESVVWPGQV, from the exons ATGAAAATCTTCGCACAGATTTTGGTAttatttggttttacatttctGGCCGCAGTCTTTGGGCAGAGCAATGAAATAGCAGTGGATGGATTTGACGTTTCGAAAGTGAACGGAAGTGCTCCCACAAGATATCATGCCTTGGAGCTGTACAACAACGATCACCCGAACCAAAAACGTGTTGCAGTTAGAA AATGCAAtacattcaactttattttcccg CTGAAAATCTTCTCAACGGTGGTGCCACGCTTCTGTCCGGCAGTGTTCATCAGTGGCGATTCGTTGCTAACGTCGGCACTCTGTCTGCGAATGCTGCAACAGGATGGGGGCGATCAACGCACCGATCATCTGTTTGCCATCGTTGATAGGGAGGAGGTTTTCTTCTACGAACACGGCCGTCGCTACGTGAACAACATCTTCATCCATCCCAAGTTTGATGAGGAGCCGGCGTACTACAACGTGGCCATCGTGAAGCTTCGCAATGCTGT CAGATACGATCGGGACGCCACCGGACGCAGCCACATTGCCTGCCTATGGCCAGAACACAATTTGAAAAACCCTCAAACCGTGCTCGGCGAGTGGTTCGATTTTCAACCGGAACTGAACCCTTCCTTCCGCTGGTTAGATCTTCCAACAATCACCCATGAACAGTGTACCACGGAGCTCAAAAACCTTAAACAACCCATCCCGGAACTTTCCGATGGGGTACGGGAATCCTCTCAGATTTGTGTGCAAGATCCAGGCAGTAACAGTACCCTGATTCGGTTCTGTGATAGTCGATCTTCCGGGCCGCTGCTGATGAGCTTGGGAACCACCGTCTACGTGGCCGGGTTGCCAACCGTGCACATTGACGACTGTGGCGTGCAGGTTGAGGTGTTCAACCGGATTTCGTTCTTCCTCGATTGGATCGAGTCCGTCGTTTGGCCCGGtcaagtttga
- the LOC129746092 gene encoding serine protease Hayan-like isoform X2 — protein sequence MKIFAQILVLFGFTFLAAVFGQSNEIAVDGFDVSKVNGSAPTRYHALELYNNDHPNQKRVAVRKCNTFNFIFPLKIFSTVVPRFCPAVFISGDSLLTSALCLRMLQQDGGDQRTDHLFAIVDREEVFFYEHGRRYVNNIFIHPKFDEEPAYYNVAIVKLRNAVYDRDATGRSHIACLWPEHNLKNPQTVLGEWFDFQPELNPSFRWLDLPTITHEQCTTELKNLKQPIPELSDGVRESSQICVQDPGSNSTLIRFCDSRSSGPLLMSLGTTVYVAGLPTVHIDDCGVQVEVFNRISFFLDWIESVVWPGQV from the exons ATGAAAATCTTCGCACAGATTTTGGTAttatttggttttacatttctGGCCGCAGTCTTTGGGCAGAGCAATGAAATAGCAGTGGATGGATTTGACGTTTCGAAAGTGAACGGAAGTGCTCCCACAAGATATCATGCCTTGGAGCTGTACAACAACGATCACCCGAACCAAAAACGTGTTGCAGTTAGAA AATGCAAtacattcaactttattttcccg CTGAAAATCTTCTCAACGGTGGTGCCACGCTTCTGTCCGGCAGTGTTCATCAGTGGCGATTCGTTGCTAACGTCGGCACTCTGTCTGCGAATGCTGCAACAGGATGGGGGCGATCAACGCACCGATCATCTGTTTGCCATCGTTGATAGGGAGGAGGTTTTCTTCTACGAACACGGCCGTCGCTACGTGAACAACATCTTCATCCATCCCAAGTTTGATGAGGAGCCGGCGTACTACAACGTGGCCATCGTGAAGCTTCGCAATGCTGT ATACGATCGGGACGCCACCGGACGCAGCCACATTGCCTGCCTATGGCCAGAACACAATTTGAAAAACCCTCAAACCGTGCTCGGCGAGTGGTTCGATTTTCAACCGGAACTGAACCCTTCCTTCCGCTGGTTAGATCTTCCAACAATCACCCATGAACAGTGTACCACGGAGCTCAAAAACCTTAAACAACCCATCCCGGAACTTTCCGATGGGGTACGGGAATCCTCTCAGATTTGTGTGCAAGATCCAGGCAGTAACAGTACCCTGATTCGGTTCTGTGATAGTCGATCTTCCGGGCCGCTGCTGATGAGCTTGGGAACCACCGTCTACGTGGCCGGGTTGCCAACCGTGCACATTGACGACTGTGGCGTGCAGGTTGAGGTGTTCAACCGGATTTCGTTCTTCCTCGATTGGATCGAGTCCGTCGTTTGGCCCGGtcaagtttga